Proteins co-encoded in one Leucobacter exalbidus genomic window:
- a CDS encoding LacI family DNA-binding transcriptional regulator: protein MPPRRSSQDKAPSQVDVARLAGVSAQTVSRVMSNQGSVRPETARRVLAAVDELGYRIHAAAASLASGRTRLLGVIIVSNDRYSIGAHGVGIEQAAAAHGYTVTTAAVAEHASSDAFIEAFDRLERQGAEGIILGIPIDLDTPAMRVRTERTPTVRSERSELDPHSPFAVDQALIGRLAVEHLLELGHRTVWHVTGDDYWMETDERRTAWQQVLTEHGITPPPVIPGNWTPESGYRAGRTIAAIPDATAVFVSSDEMAFGVLRALHEAGKRVPEDVSVVSVDGIPLSAYASPALTTVRQPFEDVGRAAALRLIAMLEGSSVGELPHIEPTLVVRASTAPPAK from the coding sequence ATGCCTCCCCGTCGCTCATCACAAGACAAAGCCCCCAGCCAGGTCGACGTCGCCCGGCTCGCAGGAGTCTCTGCGCAGACCGTGTCACGCGTGATGTCCAACCAGGGCAGCGTGCGCCCCGAAACCGCCCGCCGTGTGCTCGCCGCGGTCGACGAACTCGGGTACCGCATTCACGCGGCCGCCGCCTCGCTCGCCTCGGGCCGCACCCGCCTGCTCGGCGTCATTATCGTGTCAAACGACCGTTATTCAATCGGTGCGCACGGCGTCGGTATCGAGCAGGCCGCGGCCGCACACGGTTACACCGTCACCACGGCGGCGGTCGCCGAGCACGCCTCTTCAGACGCCTTCATCGAGGCGTTCGATCGGCTCGAACGCCAAGGCGCCGAGGGCATCATCCTCGGCATTCCCATCGATCTCGATACCCCGGCCATGCGGGTGCGCACCGAGCGCACCCCCACGGTGCGCAGCGAACGCAGCGAGCTCGACCCGCACTCCCCCTTCGCCGTCGACCAGGCGCTCATCGGGCGGCTCGCGGTTGAGCACCTGCTCGAGCTCGGTCACCGCACCGTGTGGCACGTCACGGGCGACGACTACTGGATGGAAACCGACGAGCGGCGCACCGCGTGGCAGCAGGTACTCACCGAGCACGGCATCACGCCGCCGCCCGTGATTCCCGGCAACTGGACCCCCGAGTCGGGGTACCGCGCGGGCCGCACCATCGCCGCAATCCCCGATGCCACCGCGGTGTTTGTGAGCAGCGACGAGATGGCGTTTGGCGTGCTGCGCGCCTTGCACGAGGCGGGCAAGCGCGTGCCCGAAGACGTCTCGGTGGTGAGCGTCGACGGGATTCCGCTCTCGGCCTATGCCTCCCCCGCGCTCACGACGGTGCGGCAGCCGTTCGAAGACGTGGGCCGCGCGGCGGCCCTGCGCCTCATCGCCATGCTCGAGGGGTCATCGGTCGGCGAGCTGCCGCACATTGAGCCGACGCTCGTGGTGCGCGCCTCGACGGCACCGCCGGCGAAGTAG
- the galT gene encoding galactose-1-phosphate uridylyltransferase translates to MNIFDAHDANDAQATLLGAGVTKRATRLADGRELLYFDDPNTRLEAARSIDTRQLDPRPDTAQMRYDVLTGDWISVATNRQNRAFLPPANLDPLSPQSPTNPSEVPSMYDVAVFENKSPSFGPTLPKPDAAALRTPLGVPLAATDEPPVDPTTGISHPSFGRCEVICFSPEHEGSFASLTPTRARTVIEALADRVAALSALPGIEQVFPFENRGREIGVTLPHPHGQIYGYPVVTPRTRALLRSIDEHGSDLFARILAAERASDRIIFAGEHWTAFVPFAARWPLEIHLMPNRHVADLAETTAAERDELAPLYLRLLRAVDTIYDTPTPYIAAWHQAPVHIGRDSVRMRLELTSPRRAADKLKFLAGSEAAMGAWIGDVAPEAAAATIRAAFDRTPTPEDPR, encoded by the coding sequence GTGAACATTTTTGACGCGCACGACGCGAATGACGCACAGGCAACGCTGCTGGGCGCGGGCGTTACGAAGCGGGCCACTCGCCTCGCTGACGGCCGCGAGCTGCTGTACTTCGATGACCCTAATACGCGACTCGAAGCCGCACGCAGCATCGACACGAGGCAGCTCGATCCACGCCCCGACACCGCACAGATGCGGTACGACGTACTCACCGGCGATTGGATCTCGGTCGCCACCAACCGCCAGAACCGTGCGTTCTTGCCGCCCGCGAACCTCGACCCGCTCTCACCCCAGAGCCCCACGAACCCCTCTGAAGTGCCGTCAATGTATGACGTCGCCGTGTTCGAAAACAAGTCGCCCTCGTTTGGGCCGACGCTGCCCAAGCCAGATGCCGCCGCGCTGCGCACCCCGCTGGGCGTGCCGCTTGCCGCGACCGATGAGCCCCCGGTCGATCCCACGACGGGCATCTCGCACCCCTCGTTTGGGCGCTGCGAAGTAATCTGCTTCTCACCCGAGCACGAGGGCTCGTTCGCCTCGCTCACTCCCACCCGTGCGCGCACCGTCATCGAGGCGCTCGCTGACCGCGTCGCCGCACTGTCTGCGCTGCCCGGCATCGAGCAGGTGTTTCCGTTTGAGAACCGCGGCCGCGAGATCGGCGTCACGCTGCCGCACCCGCACGGCCAGATCTACGGCTACCCCGTGGTCACGCCGCGCACCCGCGCTCTGCTGCGCAGCATCGATGAGCACGGCAGCGACCTGTTCGCGCGCATTCTTGCGGCCGAGCGCGCCTCAGACCGCATCATCTTCGCGGGCGAGCACTGGACGGCATTTGTGCCGTTCGCGGCCCGCTGGCCCCTCGAGATCCACCTGATGCCCAACCGGCACGTGGCCGATCTCGCCGAGACCACCGCCGCCGAGCGCGACGAACTCGCCCCGCTCTACCTGCGGCTGCTGCGCGCGGTCGACACGATCTACGACACCCCCACGCCCTACATCGCCGCGTGGCACCAGGCCCCCGTGCACATCGGTCGCGACTCGGTGCGCATGCGCCTCGAGCTCACGTCGCCGCGTCGCGCCGCCGACAAACTCAAATTCCTTGCCGGATCAGAGGCCGCCATGGGCGCCTGGATTGGCGATGTGGCCCCCGAGGCCGCCGCCGCCACGATTCGCGCAGCATTTGACCGCACCCCCACCCCTGAGGATCCCCGATGA
- a CDS encoding glycoside hydrolase family 35 protein, with product MTSSQRVDSDATDTEIVPAPTTGAILTWRDGQLYRNGQPHRILSGSMQYFRVHPDQWEDRLRRLVALGMNTVDTYVAWNFHERREGEVSFDGWRDIARYIELAGEVGLDVFLRPSPYICAEWSNGGLPHWLTGRARALRTTDPVYLNAVDTWWDQLIPRIEPLQAKHGGPIVAIQVENEYGSFGSDAGYMQHLRDGLRSRGITELLTTADGTMSDMQLNGAVEGAMPTFTFGSGVDRALALKAPEVPFMCSEMWGGWFDHWGENHHVRSADSMMGTINEILEIGGSFSLYMAHGGTNFGYWNGANHDRVIQPTVTSYDYHAPIGEDGTLNDRFDALRARLQELHAEPLPEPPANPRLQAAAVAKFAPAASLMQVIEAAPAEHASQLPLTFEEIGAEDGFVAYEATVAYAVDSVLSIDGLHDRATVLLDGAPLGVLERDGALSLELPESADAARLTILVESLGRINYGALTGEGKGIMHAVRIGRRIVHGFTHRVLGDEAPVAIAAAEATASGAATATLTVAEPLDAWLAFPGGVKGSVWLNGFMLGRYWEIGPSHTLYAPAPLWRAGDNEIVVFDANGLPATVEIRETPDFGPTEEFIGS from the coding sequence ATGACTTCATCTCAGCGCGTCGATAGCGACGCCACCGACACCGAAATCGTGCCCGCACCCACGACCGGTGCGATCCTCACGTGGCGCGATGGCCAGCTGTACCGCAACGGCCAGCCGCACCGCATCCTCTCGGGGTCGATGCAGTACTTCAGGGTGCACCCCGACCAGTGGGAAGACCGGCTGCGCCGCCTGGTCGCCCTCGGCATGAACACGGTCGACACGTATGTCGCTTGGAACTTCCACGAGCGCCGCGAGGGCGAGGTCTCGTTCGACGGCTGGCGCGACATCGCCCGCTACATCGAGCTCGCTGGCGAGGTGGGCCTCGACGTGTTCTTGCGCCCGAGCCCCTACATCTGTGCCGAGTGGTCCAACGGTGGCCTGCCGCACTGGCTCACCGGTCGCGCCCGCGCCCTGCGCACCACCGACCCCGTCTACCTGAACGCGGTCGACACCTGGTGGGATCAGCTGATTCCCCGCATTGAACCGTTGCAGGCCAAGCACGGCGGCCCCATCGTCGCGATTCAGGTCGAGAACGAGTACGGCTCATTCGGCAGCGACGCCGGCTACATGCAGCACCTGCGCGATGGCCTGCGTTCGCGCGGCATCACCGAGCTGCTCACCACGGCCGACGGCACGATGAGCGACATGCAGCTCAACGGCGCAGTCGAGGGCGCCATGCCCACCTTCACCTTCGGATCGGGCGTCGACCGTGCGCTCGCGCTGAAGGCCCCCGAGGTGCCGTTTATGTGCAGCGAGATGTGGGGCGGCTGGTTCGACCACTGGGGTGAGAACCACCACGTGCGCAGCGCCGACAGCATGATGGGCACGATCAACGAGATTCTCGAGATCGGCGGCTCATTCAGCCTGTACATGGCGCACGGCGGCACGAACTTCGGGTATTGGAACGGCGCAAACCACGATCGCGTCATTCAGCCCACCGTCACGAGCTACGACTACCACGCCCCTATCGGCGAGGACGGCACGCTCAACGACCGCTTCGACGCGTTGCGCGCCCGGCTGCAGGAGCTGCATGCTGAGCCGCTGCCCGAGCCCCCGGCGAACCCGCGACTGCAGGCCGCGGCCGTGGCGAAGTTTGCGCCCGCCGCATCGCTGATGCAGGTGATCGAGGCCGCGCCGGCCGAGCACGCCTCGCAGCTGCCGTTGACGTTTGAAGAGATCGGTGCCGAAGACGGCTTTGTCGCCTACGAGGCGACGGTGGCGTATGCCGTCGATTCGGTGCTCTCGATCGATGGCCTGCATGACCGCGCGACCGTGCTGCTCGACGGCGCCCCGCTGGGCGTGCTCGAGCGCGACGGCGCTTTGTCGCTCGAGCTGCCCGAATCGGCAGACGCTGCCCGCCTCACGATTTTGGTCGAGAGCCTCGGCCGCATCAACTACGGCGCGCTCACGGGCGAGGGCAAGGGCATCATGCATGCGGTGCGCATCGGCCGCCGTATCGTGCACGGCTTCACCCACCGGGTGCTCGGCGACGAGGCCCCCGTGGCCATTGCAGCCGCTGAGGCCACGGCAAGCGGCGCGGCCACCGCCACGCTCACGGTCGCTGAACCGCTCGACGCGTGGCTCGCCTTCCCCGGCGGTGTCAAGGGCTCGGTGTGGCTCAACGGCTTCATGCTGGGCCGCTACTGGGAGATCGGCCCGTCGCACACGCTCTACGCGCCCGCCCCGCTGTGGCGCGCAGGCGACAACGAGATCGTGGTGTTCGACGCGAACGGCCTCCCTGCCACGGTTGAGATCCGCGAGACTCCCGACTTCGGTCCCACCGAGGAGTTCATCGGCTCCTAA
- the galK gene encoding galactokinase, with protein sequence MTPAAAARPATPATKQIAAEFLARFGRAAAGVWSAPGRVNLIGEHTDYNAGFALPFAIGQRTYVAAAPRTDGRMSVASDAFDDAVEVSVDELATLFPQATGPGEAAQVPEWAAYPLGVAWALMALAPAGTAFTGYDLLFTSEVPLGAGLSSSAALESATAVALDELWGLSLDRRTLARAGQRAENEAVGAPTGIMDQTATLLGAADHGVLIDCRDLSTTLVPLNFANEDLQLLVIDTRVRHAHASGGYGERRASCELGAATLALASLRELTVDGLAAAETALDDTTYRRVRHVVTENHRVEETVRVLGEQGPRAIGALMTASHVSLRDDFEVSVPELDLAVDAAVAAGALGARMTGGGFGGAAIALVDAAQAETVAQAVRAAFSAAGFAEPNLFAVVPADGALREQ encoded by the coding sequence ATGACCCCCGCAGCTGCCGCCCGCCCGGCTACCCCCGCCACCAAGCAGATCGCCGCCGAGTTCTTGGCGCGCTTTGGCCGCGCAGCCGCGGGCGTCTGGTCGGCGCCGGGCCGCGTGAACCTGATCGGTGAGCACACCGATTACAACGCAGGCTTCGCGCTGCCGTTTGCGATCGGTCAGCGCACGTACGTCGCCGCGGCCCCCCGCACCGACGGCCGCATGAGCGTGGCTTCTGACGCGTTCGATGACGCCGTCGAGGTGTCGGTTGACGAACTCGCCACCCTGTTTCCCCAGGCCACCGGCCCGGGCGAGGCTGCGCAGGTACCCGAGTGGGCGGCATACCCACTCGGCGTCGCTTGGGCGCTGATGGCTCTTGCCCCCGCGGGCACCGCGTTCACGGGCTACGATCTGCTGTTCACCTCAGAAGTGCCGCTCGGCGCTGGCCTGTCGTCTTCGGCAGCGCTTGAGAGCGCGACCGCGGTGGCGCTCGACGAGCTGTGGGGCCTGAGCCTTGACCGCCGCACGCTCGCCCGCGCAGGCCAGCGCGCCGAGAACGAGGCCGTGGGCGCCCCGACCGGCATCATGGACCAGACCGCGACGCTGTTGGGCGCCGCCGATCACGGCGTGCTGATCGACTGCCGCGACCTGTCAACGACGCTCGTGCCACTGAACTTCGCCAACGAAGACCTGCAGTTGCTCGTCATCGATACACGCGTGCGCCACGCACACGCGAGCGGCGGCTACGGCGAGCGCCGGGCATCGTGCGAATTGGGGGCGGCAACACTCGCCCTCGCCAGCCTGCGCGAGCTCACCGTTGACGGCCTGGCCGCGGCCGAGACCGCGCTCGACGACACGACCTATCGCCGCGTGCGCCACGTTGTCACCGAGAACCACCGCGTTGAAGAAACCGTCAGGGTGCTCGGTGAGCAGGGCCCCCGCGCGATCGGTGCGCTCATGACCGCCTCACACGTGTCGCTGCGCGATGACTTCGAGGTGTCGGTGCCCGAGCTTGATCTCGCCGTTGACGCGGCGGTGGCGGCCGGGGCACTTGGTGCCCGCATGACCGGCGGCGGTTTCGGTGGCGCCGCCATCGCACTCGTTGATGCGGCTCAGGCCGAGACGGTGGCCCAGGCAGTGCGCGCGGCGTTCAGCGCGGCAGGCTTTGCCGAACCGAACTTGTTTGCGGTCGTACCCGCCGACGGTGCCCTGCGCGAGCAGTAG
- a CDS encoding ABC transporter substrate-binding protein, translating into MMAIHSRLTRTAAIVAVGAMSAFGLAACSSGTTGDASKPAGDEAVTVEYMHRLPDGEGMTAVADTVARWNEENPNIQVKTTKFDGHAQDMVLKLETDIKAGNAPCLAQVGYGEVPQLFVKGMLEDVATEAAKYKANYSGGAYAGMQVGEAVVGLPQDTGPLVYFYNEAEFEKLGLKVPATIADLTADAAKATEAGKFTTAFSADEAQNWLTSQTAAAGDTWFSTVGDEWKVDTTGAGSERVAALWQGLLDDKQTLVAERWGEGFSKAITDGTLIGHIGAGWEAGFLLDSLDGTDAEGQWRVAQLPDFGAGELTGPNGGSGVAVLKGCENQEQAMAFNDWFNTQIDDLGSQGLVVAATTGVPKTSEKMLRQFGGQDVLGELATATENLNADFVYAPGFATLGKMNETAAAAATGKAKVIDIFTTAETTMVTALTDLGLPVAK; encoded by the coding sequence ATGATGGCAATTCACTCACGACTCACCCGCACCGCCGCCATCGTCGCGGTCGGTGCAATGTCAGCGTTCGGCCTGGCTGCGTGCAGCAGCGGCACCACTGGCGACGCGTCGAAGCCCGCGGGCGACGAGGCCGTCACCGTTGAGTACATGCACCGCCTCCCCGACGGCGAGGGCATGACCGCCGTCGCCGACACCGTGGCGCGCTGGAACGAAGAGAACCCCAACATTCAGGTGAAGACCACCAAGTTTGATGGTCACGCACAAGACATGGTGCTGAAGCTCGAAACCGACATCAAGGCCGGTAACGCACCGTGCCTCGCACAGGTCGGTTACGGCGAGGTTCCCCAGCTCTTCGTTAAGGGCATGCTCGAAGACGTTGCCACTGAGGCTGCCAAGTACAAGGCGAACTACTCGGGCGGCGCCTACGCCGGCATGCAGGTTGGCGAGGCCGTTGTCGGCCTGCCGCAGGACACCGGCCCCCTCGTCTACTTCTACAACGAAGCAGAGTTCGAGAAGCTGGGCCTGAAGGTTCCCGCCACCATCGCTGATCTCACCGCAGACGCAGCGAAGGCGACCGAGGCTGGCAAGTTCACCACCGCGTTCAGCGCTGATGAGGCCCAGAACTGGCTCACCTCGCAGACCGCTGCGGCCGGCGACACCTGGTTCTCGACCGTCGGCGACGAGTGGAAGGTCGACACGACCGGTGCCGGCAGCGAGCGCGTTGCCGCTCTCTGGCAGGGCCTGCTCGACGACAAGCAGACCCTCGTTGCTGAGCGCTGGGGTGAGGGCTTCTCGAAGGCCATCACCGACGGCACCCTGATCGGTCACATCGGCGCGGGCTGGGAGGCAGGCTTCCTGCTCGACTCGCTCGACGGCACCGACGCTGAGGGTCAGTGGCGCGTCGCGCAGCTGCCCGACTTCGGCGCAGGCGAGCTCACCGGCCCCAACGGCGGCTCGGGCGTAGCCGTGCTGAAGGGTTGCGAGAACCAAGAGCAGGCCATGGCGTTCAACGACTGGTTCAACACCCAGATCGATGACCTGGGTTCACAGGGCCTCGTGGTCGCCGCGACCACCGGTGTCCCCAAGACCAGCGAAAAGATGCTGCGCCAGTTCGGCGGCCAGGATGTGCTCGGCGAGCTCGCCACCGCCACCGAGAACCTGAACGCTGACTTCGTGTACGCACCCGGCTTCGCCACGCTCGGCAAGATGAACGAGACGGCGGCCGCAGCGGCCACGGGCAAGGCCAAGGTCATCGATATCTTCACCACCGCTGAGACCACGATGGTCACGGCGCTGACAGATCTCGGCCTCCCGGTTGCCAAGTAG
- a CDS encoding carbohydrate ABC transporter permease has product MSTTDSPSTAPGGDPQDRSPGAAIAQHSASADPDHAPSAAAAALATGPGKRVPSKRRRDAFTGWAFMAPFAVLFAVVFLVPIIVSIREAFFGQVPTGGGLYGGGETVEMFVGFANFATAIQNGAFWLGMGRVVLYAAFQIPVMIIGALALALLLDSFIVRRPGGFRLSFFLPYAIPGVIAAMMWLYLYTPEVSPFLPFLPEGTDFMSPSTVLASMANMTTWTYTGYNMLIFLAALQAIPRELYEAARIDGASGLQVALRIKVPLVRGAALLAVLLSIIGTIQLFNEPVIMAGANSWMGKDFTPMMLTYNTMMGEISPSGAGPASALSLLMALIAGALAVVYSFLQRGKGN; this is encoded by the coding sequence ATGAGCACCACAGATTCCCCCTCCACGGCCCCCGGCGGCGACCCACAAGATCGCAGCCCGGGCGCCGCCATCGCCCAGCACTCGGCATCCGCTGATCCGGATCATGCCCCCAGTGCCGCCGCAGCCGCGCTAGCAACCGGGCCCGGTAAGCGCGTACCCAGCAAGCGCCGCCGCGACGCCTTCACCGGATGGGCCTTCATGGCACCGTTCGCCGTGCTGTTCGCCGTGGTCTTCCTCGTGCCGATCATCGTGTCGATTCGCGAGGCCTTCTTCGGCCAGGTGCCCACGGGCGGTGGGCTCTACGGCGGCGGCGAAACCGTCGAAATGTTCGTCGGCTTCGCCAACTTTGCCACCGCAATTCAAAACGGCGCCTTCTGGCTGGGCATGGGCCGCGTGGTGCTGTACGCCGCGTTCCAGATTCCCGTCATGATCATTGGCGCCCTCGCCCTCGCGCTGCTGCTCGACTCGTTCATCGTGCGCCGCCCGGGCGGATTCCGCCTCTCATTCTTCTTGCCCTACGCCATCCCCGGCGTCATCGCGGCAATGATGTGGCTCTACCTCTACACCCCCGAGGTCTCACCCTTCCTGCCGTTCTTGCCCGAGGGCACCGACTTCATGAGCCCGTCGACCGTGCTGGCTTCGATGGCCAACATGACCACGTGGACGTACACGGGCTACAACATGCTCATCTTCTTGGCGGCGCTGCAGGCGATTCCGCGCGAGCTGTACGAGGCCGCCCGCATCGACGGCGCCTCGGGCCTGCAGGTCGCCCTGCGCATCAAGGTGCCGCTCGTGCGCGGCGCCGCACTACTCGCGGTGCTGCTGTCGATCATCGGCACGATTCAACTCTTCAACGAGCCCGTCATCATGGCCGGCGCGAACTCCTGGATGGGTAAAGACTTCACCCCGATGATGCTCACTTACAACACGATGATGGGTGAAATTTCGCCCTCGGGCGCAGGCCCCGCCTCGGCGCTGTCGCTGCTGATGGCACTCATCGCAGGCGCCCTCGCGGTCGTCTACTCGTTCCTCCAGCGCGGAAAGGGCAACTGA
- a CDS encoding carbohydrate ABC transporter permease, producing MSTTKINVTITDQAASAASGSARSDRAAARARRKAENAPEIPPRALAPTPFARIAGIIALSIATLYFIVPVFWLVVASTKNNQDLTSTFGFWFANWNLDTNYASLMSWTQGLFWRWVGNSVLYSTTAGVIGTLLAVMAGYAIAKFAFPGKKIMVGIIMGGLLLPVALLTVPLYIEFHALGLTNTLWAIIIPSAASPFGVFLGMVYAQSSVPNELIEAARIDGASEARIFFTIVLRLLAPAMVTIFLFIFVATWNNFLLPLMMISSQELKPVTLGLYGMMSYYSPDKGAVMLGALLGVLPLIALFFTLQRYWRSGLSAGAVKG from the coding sequence ATGAGCACCACGAAGATCAACGTCACCATCACTGACCAGGCGGCATCAGCTGCATCCGGATCAGCCCGCTCAGACCGCGCCGCCGCACGCGCACGACGCAAGGCCGAGAACGCCCCCGAGATTCCCCCTCGCGCGCTCGCGCCCACCCCGTTCGCGCGCATCGCCGGCATCATCGCGCTGTCGATCGCAACGCTCTACTTCATCGTGCCCGTGTTCTGGCTCGTCGTCGCTTCGACGAAGAACAACCAAGACCTGACCTCGACGTTTGGGTTCTGGTTCGCAAACTGGAACCTCGACACGAACTACGCGAGCCTCATGAGCTGGACCCAGGGCCTGTTCTGGCGCTGGGTGGGCAACTCGGTGCTCTACTCCACCACCGCCGGCGTCATCGGCACGCTGCTCGCCGTCATGGCCGGGTACGCGATCGCGAAGTTCGCCTTCCCCGGCAAGAAGATCATGGTCGGCATCATCATGGGCGGTCTGCTGCTGCCCGTCGCACTGCTCACCGTGCCGCTCTACATCGAGTTTCACGCCCTCGGCCTCACGAACACCCTGTGGGCCATCATCATCCCCTCGGCGGCCTCGCCGTTTGGTGTGTTCCTCGGCATGGTCTACGCCCAATCGTCGGTGCCCAACGAGCTCATCGAAGCGGCCCGCATCGACGGCGCTAGCGAGGCACGCATCTTCTTCACGATCGTGCTGCGCCTGCTCGCCCCCGCGATGGTGACGATCTTCCTGTTCATCTTCGTCGCCACCTGGAACAACTTCCTGCTGCCGCTGATGATGATCTCAAGCCAAGAGCTCAAGCCCGTCACCCTCGGCCTCTACGGCATGATGAGCTACTACTCACCCGACAAGGGCGCCGTGATGCTCGGTGCGCTGCTGGGCGTACTGCCGCTGATCGCGCTGTTCTTCACGCTGCAGCGCTACTGGCGCTCAGGTCTGTCGGCCGGCGCCGTCAAGGGCTAA